A region from the Triticum aestivum cultivar Chinese Spring chromosome 3D, IWGSC CS RefSeq v2.1, whole genome shotgun sequence genome encodes:
- the LOC123080310 gene encoding SNF1-related protein kinase regulatory subunit gamma-1, translated as MQARREIRTKPEQRGEEDAAAVAETPLSARWSPEAEIGMRVEDIWDSLDQPQLSRSDKLNSCFDAIPVSSFPQTFGSQLVDIPSDATLAEAVDILSRNRINGAPVRNVEAPEDASWIDRYIGIVEFAGIAVWLLHQSETSAAALGADEVAAKLGTVTLDPELKPAAPASEAEGAVAEAFGSLPSSELFRKTKVKDISGSFRWAPFLALQSSDTFLTMLLLLSKYRMKSLPVVDIGEGTISNMVTQAAVVHMLAECVGLSWFEDWGTKTLAELGLPLMKTSRLVKVCEDDPALKAFRQMRRRGVGGIPVVDGAGKPVGSIMIKDVKHLLTASESTGHYRTLTAREFIASARQSSGEKQMSIITCRREDNMKEIILKLDAEKRQRIYVVDGEGNLDGLITLRDIIAKLVYEPPGYFGDFFNGVIPMPQNSRV; from the exons ATGCAGGCGAGGCGGGAGATCCGGACGAAGCCGGAGCAGCGGGGGGAGGAggatgcggcggcggtggcggagacgCCGCTGAGCGCGCGGTGGAGCCCGGAGGCGGAGATCGGGATGCGGGTGGAGGACATCTGGGACAGCCTGGACCAGCCGCAGCTGAGCCGGAGCGACAAGCTCAACAGCTGCTTCGACGCCATCCCGGTCTCCTCCTTCCCGCAGACCTTCGGGTCGCAGCTGGTGGACATCCCCTCCGACGCCACGCTGGCCGAGGCCGTCGACATCCTCTCCCGGAACCGCATCAACGGCGCGCCGGTGCGCAACGTGGAGGCGCCCGAGGACGCCAGCTGGATCGACCGCTACATCGGCATCGTGGAGTTCGCCGGGATCGCCGTCTGGCTGCTGCACCAGTCGGAGACCTCGGCGGCCGCGCTGGGCGCCGACGAGGTGGCCGCCAAGCTCGGCACGGTGACCCTCGACCCGGAGCTGAAGCCGGCGGCGCCGGCGTCGGAGGCGGAGGGCGCGGTGGCGGAGGCGTTCGGGTCGCTGCCGTCGTCGGAGCTGTTCCGGAAGACCAAGGTGAAGGACATCTCCGGGTCGTTCCGGTGGGCGCCGTTCCTGGCGCTGCAGAGCTCGGACACGTTCCTCaccatgctgctgctgctgtccaAGTACCGGATGAAGAGCCTCCCCGTGGTGGACATCGGCGAGGGCACCATCAGCAACATGGTGACGCAGGCGGCGGTGGTGCACATGCTGGCCGAGTGCGTGGGGCTGAGCTGGTTCGAGGACTGGGGCACCAAGACGCTGGCCGAGCTGGGCCTCCCCCTCATGAAGACCAGCCGGCTCGTCAAGGTCTGCGAGGACGACCCGGCGCTCAAGGCGTTCCGGCAGATGAGGCGGCGCGGCGTCGGCGGCATCCCggtggtggacggcgccggcaagcCCGTGGGCAGCATCATGATCAAGGACGTCAAGCACCTCCTCACGGCCTCCGAGTCCACCGGACACTACAG GACGCTGACGGCGAGGGAGTTCATCGCGAGCGCGCGGCAGAGCTCGGGGGAGAAGCAGATGAGCATCATCACGTGCAGGAGGGAGGACAACATGAAGGAGATCATCCTGAAGCTGGACGCGGAGAAGAGGCAGAGGATCTACGTGGTGGACGGGGAGGGCAACCTGGACGGCCTCATCACGCTCAGGGACATCATCGCCAAGCTCGTCTACGAGCCGCCGGGATACTTCGGGGACTTCTTCAACGGCGTCATCCCCATGCCGCAGAACAGCAGGGTCTGA
- the LOC123080309 gene encoding exocyst complex component EXO70B1: protein MAAAPPDGQEKVIAAAQQIVKSLANSKNAADDMIRILSGFDNRFSLMSDLFPAAGAPDAAAGSEPLPEGDYAREGLPGPGGGDGFGDDDDLEDERDAAVEDALRLVEQWDSPAAGDRLVFESPEDAEEYLAAAACLMGEAGPRVEAALQVAMARLEEEFRQLLIRGTASLAAEDLHASLLRRLSLTVPTFHSASSVDLDCPSFASHADEGDESSAAGRWSSASDGEISPYLISPDTVSTLKDIADVMLRAGYGPELCQVYSEVRRDTLMECLAVLGVDKMSLEEVQRVEWGVLDGKMKKWIQALRVVVQGLLAEERRICGQILAADADAEEECFTEAAKGCVLQLLNFGDAIAIGKRSSEKLFRILGMYEALAELLPELEALFSGDARDFIKEEAEGVLVRLGDAVRGTVTEFANAIRGETSRRSLPGGEIHPLTRYVMNYVRLLADYSRWLNHLLDGCETELENGGDNADMTPLGHCLLILITHLLDKIEDKAKLYDDEALQNIFLMNNLWYVVQKIKDSELKSLLGDNWIRKRRGQIRRYSTGYLRSSWTRVLACLRDDGLPQTTGSSSALKAALKERFKSFNLAYEELYRTQTAWKVVDPQLREELKISISEKVLPAYRSFVGRFRGQLEGGRNFAKYIKYNPEDVENQVSDFFEGKKLNA from the coding sequence ATGGCGGCGGCGCCGCCCGACGGGCAGGAGAAGGTGATCGCGGCGGCGCAGCAGATCGTCAAGTCGCTCGCCAACTCCAAGAACGCCGCGGACGACATGATCCGCATCCTCTCCGGCTTCGACAACCGCTTCTCCCTCATGTCCGACCTcttcccggccgccggcgcccccgACGCCGCGGCCGGCTCCGAGCCCCTCCCGGAGGGGGATTACGCGCGGGAGGGGCTTCCCGgccccggcggcggcgacggcttcgGCGACGACGACGACCTGGAGGACGAGAGGGACGCGGCGGTGGAGGACGCGCTGCGGCTGGTGGAGCAGTGGGACTCCCCCGCGGCCGGGGACCGGCTGGTGTTCGAGTCGCCCGAGGACGCCGAGGAGTACCTCGCCGCGGCCGCCTGCCTCATGGGCGAGGCCGGCCCGCGCGTCGAGGCCGCGCTGCAGGTCGCCATGGCGCGCCTCGAGGAGGAGTTCCGCCAGCTGCTCATCCGCGGgaccgcctcgctcgccgccgaggACCTGCACGcgtccctcctccgccgcctctcgctCACGGTGCCCACCTTCCACTCCGCCTCCTCCGTCGACCTCGACTGCCCCTCCTTCGCCAGCCACGCCGACGAGGGCGACGAGTCCTCCGCCGCGGGCAGGTGGAGCTCCGCCTCCGACGGCGAGATCTCGCCCTACCTCATTTCCCCCGACACCGTCAGCACCCTCAAGGACATCGCGGACGTCATGCTGCGCGCCGGCTATGGGCCGGAGCTCTGCCAGGTCTACAGCGAGGTTCGCCGGGACACGCTCATGGAGTGCCTCGCCGTGCTTGGGGTCGACAAGATGAGCCTGGAGGAGGTGCAGCGCGTGGAGTGGGGCGTCCTCGATGGCAAGATGAAGAAGTGGATCCAGGCTCTCAGGGTCGTCGTCCAGGGCCTTCTCGCCGAGGAGCGCCGCATCTGTGGCCAGATCCTTGCGGCCGACGCAGATGCCGAGGAGGAGTGCTTTACTGAGGCGGCCAAGGGGTGTGTCCTGCAGCTGCTCAACTTCGGTGATGCCATTGCGATTGGCAAGAGGTCATCCGAGAAGCTGTTCCGCATTCTTGGTATGTACGAGGCGCTGGCTGAGTTGCTGCCAGAGCTCGAGGCCTTGTTCTCAGGCGATGCAAGGGATTTCATCAAGGAAGAGGCAGAGGGGGTACTGGTCAGGCTAGGGGATGCGGTGCGTGGCACGGTCACCGAGTTTGCCAATGCGATACGTGGGGAGACTTCTCGCAGATCACTGCCAGGCGGCGAGATCCACCCGCTTACGCGTTATGTCATGAATTATGTGCGACTACTTGCAGATTACAGCCGCTGGCTGAATCATCTTCTTGATGGTTGCGAGACTGAACTGGAAAATGGGGGCGACAATGCGGATATGACTCCACTGGGTCACTGTCTGCTCATACTGATCACACATCTATTGGACAAGATTGAGGATAAAGCGAAGCTGTATGATGATGAGGCACTGCAGAACATATTTTTGATGAACAATCTGTGGTATGTTGTGCAGAAGATCAAGGATTCAGAGCTTAAGAGTTTGCTTGGGGATAACTGGATCCGTAAGCGCCGGGGTCAGATTAGGAGGTACTCTACAGGGTACCTCCGATCCTCATGGACCAGGGTATTAGCTTGCCTGAGGGATGATGGGTTGCCACAGACAACAGGTTCATCGAGTGCACTCAAGGCTGCCCTGAAGGAAAGGTTCAAGAGCTTCAACTTGGCTTACGAGGAGTTATACAGGACACAGACAGCATGGAAGGTTGTGGATCCTCAGTTAAGAGAAGAGTTGAAGATTTCCATCTCGGAGAAGGTCCTTCCAGCATACCGTTCGTTTGTTGGAAGGTTCCGAGGGCAGCTAGAGGGTGGAAGGAATTTCGCAAAGTATATAAAGTACAACCCTGAGGATGTGGAGAACCAGGTCTCAGATTTCTTTGAAGGGAAAAAATTGAATGCTTGA